The following are encoded in a window of Ruminiclostridium herbifermentans genomic DNA:
- the yfbR gene encoding 5'-deoxynucleotidase → MSQEKYHFFAFLSRMKYINRWGLMRNTYTENIQEHSLQVAIIAHGLAVIRNIYFNGEINPERVAILAMFHDCNEIITGDMPTPIKYYNPQINKIYKDIEDISKEKIISMLPEEMTDEYYSLFFKNPDDLECWRLVKAADRIAAYIKCIEEVKAGNNEFKKASEAILQTIEKIDLEEVAYFMEKFMPSFNLSLDEID, encoded by the coding sequence ATGAGTCAAGAAAAATATCATTTTTTTGCGTTTTTATCTAGAATGAAATACATAAACAGATGGGGACTTATGAGAAATACCTATACAGAGAATATTCAGGAACATAGTCTTCAAGTGGCAATTATTGCCCACGGACTGGCAGTAATCAGAAATATCTATTTTAATGGTGAAATTAATCCTGAAAGAGTTGCTATTCTTGCAATGTTTCATGATTGCAATGAAATTATTACTGGTGATATGCCAACACCAATAAAGTACTATAATCCACAAATAAATAAAATTTATAAAGATATTGAGGATATATCCAAAGAGAAAATTATTTCCATGCTCCCAGAAGAAATGACGGATGAATATTATTCATTGTTTTTCAAGAATCCTGATGATTTAGAATGTTGGAGGCTGGTAAAGGCTGCTGATAGAATTGCAGCATACATTAAATGTATTGAGGAAGTAAAGGCTGGTAATAACGAGTTTAAAAAAGCAAGTGAAGCAATATTGCAAACAATTGAGAAAATTGACCTTGAAGAGGTGGCGTATTTTATGGAAAAATTTATGCCTAGTTTTAACTTATCCCTTGATGAAATCGATTAG
- a CDS encoding aminotransferase class IV — translation MTFDENIGNLCIINGETVEKESLALYTSEKYKAFYEVLKIIKGIPLFYEDHFMRLKSSMNKASYELAISKRDLKDQIKKVCALNSFSDCNVKVIVLQYGAEQITIICINKFYYPTKQEYDNGVVCCTANLTRTNPNIKIINTSYKDEIKRVVEEKKAFEVLLVNDEGKITEGGKSNAFFVKGNKIYTSPEDYILVGITRKYVVDVCKKLGYEVIETLIGVDSLTSFDAAFITGTSINVLPIRCIDNYEIDSAKNPTTQHVMVGYNSLVSSYINEN, via the coding sequence ATGACATTCGATGAAAATATAGGTAATTTATGCATTATAAACGGAGAAACTGTAGAAAAAGAGAGTCTGGCACTTTATACGTCTGAAAAATATAAGGCTTTTTATGAGGTTTTAAAAATAATTAAAGGAATACCTCTTTTTTATGAAGATCACTTTATGAGATTAAAAAGTTCAATGAATAAAGCCAGTTATGAGTTGGCAATTTCTAAAAGAGATCTTAAAGATCAAATTAAAAAGGTATGTGCTCTAAATTCATTTTCTGATTGTAATGTTAAAGTAATTGTGCTTCAATATGGAGCTGAGCAGATAACAATTATTTGCATTAATAAGTTCTATTATCCTACTAAACAAGAATACGATAATGGTGTAGTTTGTTGTACTGCCAATTTGACAAGAACTAATCCAAACATAAAGATTATTAATACTAGCTACAAGGATGAAATTAAGCGTGTAGTTGAAGAAAAAAAGGCTTTTGAGGTTTTGCTTGTTAATGATGAAGGAAAAATAACTGAAGGCGGAAAATCAAATGCTTTTTTTGTAAAGGGAAATAAAATATATACTTCTCCTGAAGATTATATTTTGGTGGGAATAACCAGAAAATACGTGGTCGATGTATGTAAGAAGCTTGGATATGAAGTAATAGAGACGCTTATTGGAGTAGATTCCTTGACCAGTTTTGATGCAGCTTTTATTACAGGTACATCAATAAATGTTTTACCAATAAGATGTATCGATAATTATGAAATTGATTCTGCAAAGAATCCTACAACTCAACATGTGATGGTAGGGTATAATAGCCTTGTCAGTTCATATATAAATGAAAATTAA
- the hrcA gene encoding heat-inducible transcriptional repressor HrcA has product MLLDDRKLRILQAIIDDYITSAEPVGSRTIAKRHELGLSSATIRNEMADLEEMGFLEQPHTSAGRVPSDKGYRLYVDKLMQINELSQDDIENIKNAMDVKINELSQLIRNASVVMSKFTKYTTMALTPHSKKSALKAVQVVPIEQGKALVIIVTDTNIVRNNLVRVDDRITPDSLIQISNLLNDKLRGYTLKMLASNDIRFEVEKFISIPHSIINPILNGIEDLIKTIDHPEVYLEGTTNILNFPEFREVQKAKEFLNILDEKKLISDILVNTLYNNNDIVIQIGNENNIEGIKECSLVTTSYSVGDHVIGTIGIIGPTRMEYSKVVSSMNFIRNKINQEILRLLGDG; this is encoded by the coding sequence GTGCTGCTTGACGATAGAAAACTTAGAATACTACAAGCCATTATTGATGATTACATTACTTCAGCTGAGCCTGTTGGTTCGAGAACTATTGCCAAAAGGCATGAACTTGGTCTAAGTTCAGCTACCATTAGAAATGAAATGGCTGATTTAGAGGAAATGGGTTTTTTAGAACAACCACATACTTCTGCTGGCAGGGTTCCATCGGATAAGGGCTATAGGCTATATGTAGACAAATTAATGCAGATTAATGAACTTTCACAAGATGATATAGAAAACATAAAAAATGCTATGGACGTCAAAATTAATGAACTTAGTCAGCTTATAAGAAATGCTTCAGTAGTAATGTCAAAATTTACAAAATATACTACTATGGCATTGACTCCTCATTCAAAAAAATCTGCATTAAAAGCAGTACAGGTTGTTCCTATTGAACAAGGAAAGGCTCTTGTTATTATTGTTACAGACACAAATATTGTACGTAATAATTTAGTAAGAGTTGATGATAGAATTACTCCTGATTCTTTAATTCAAATATCAAATTTGTTAAATGATAAGCTAAGAGGATATACTCTTAAAATGCTTGCATCAAATGATATTAGGTTTGAGGTTGAGAAATTTATTTCTATACCTCATAGTATTATTAATCCAATTCTCAACGGTATTGAAGACTTGATTAAAACAATTGATCATCCTGAGGTATATTTGGAGGGAACTACAAATATATTGAACTTTCCTGAATTTAGAGAGGTTCAGAAGGCAAAAGAGTTTTTAAATATACTTGATGAGAAGAAGTTAATTTCAGACATTCTTGTTAATACTTTATATAATAATAATGATATAGTAATACAGATTGGCAATGAGAACAATATAGAAGGTATAAAGGAATGCAGTTTAGTAACAACCTCATATAGTGTTGGAGATCATGTAATAGGTACTATAGGCATTATTGGCCCTACAAGAATGGAGTATTCAAAGGTTGTTTCTTCAATGAACTTTATAAGAAATAAAATTAATCAAGAGATATTACGGCTCTTGGGTGATGGATAG
- the grpE gene encoding nucleotide exchange factor GrpE, with protein sequence MKKDINSKDEEVINIDENEQTANNSCDSDSSSNCGEECQTDSVNTEIEELKAKLEEKNLQCEEYKNAVQRIAAEFDNYKKRTLKEKEALSLDAAIDTVNTILPVVDNLERALKAAEEMENNPLKEGVEMVMRQMMECLEKLGVKPIEAIDNPFNPELHNAVMHVEDEEKGVNVVIEEFQKGYTMKGKVVRHSMVKVAN encoded by the coding sequence ATGAAAAAAGATATTAATTCAAAAGATGAAGAAGTAATTAATATAGATGAAAATGAGCAAACAGCAAATAACAGTTGTGATTCTGATTCATCTAGTAATTGCGGTGAGGAATGTCAAACAGATTCAGTTAATACTGAAATTGAGGAATTAAAAGCAAAACTTGAGGAAAAGAACCTTCAGTGTGAGGAGTATAAAAATGCAGTTCAACGTATAGCTGCTGAATTTGATAATTATAAAAAACGTACTTTAAAAGAAAAAGAAGCTCTTAGTCTTGATGCTGCCATTGACACTGTAAATACTATTTTGCCAGTGGTTGACAATCTGGAAAGAGCTTTAAAAGCTGCTGAGGAAATGGAAAACAATCCGCTAAAAGAAGGCGTTGAAATGGTTATGAGGCAGATGATGGAATGTTTAGAGAAGCTAGGTGTCAAGCCAATTGAAGCAATAGACAATCCATTTAATCCTGAACTTCATAATGCTGTAATGCATGTGGAGGATGAAGAAAAAGGAGTTAATGTTGTAATTGAAGAATTTCAAAAAGGTTATACAATGAAGGGAAAAGTCGTAAGACACAGTATGGTTAAGGTAGCAAATTAA
- the dnaK gene encoding molecular chaperone DnaK, giving the protein MAKVIGIDLGTTNSCVAVMEGGEPVVIANPEGNRTTPSVVAFSKTGERMVGQVAKRQAVTNPERTIISIKRDMGTDRKVEIDGKKYSPQEISAMILQKLKSDAEAYLGETVSQAVITVPAYFSDAQRQATKDAGKIAGLEVLRIINEPTAAALAYGLDKEKDQKIMVYDLGGGTFDVSILEIGDGVFEVLATNGNNKLGGDDFDNRIIEFLADTFKKENGIDLRNDKMAMQRLKEAAEKAKIELSGVTTSNINLPFITADASGPKHLDVTLTRAKFDEITADLVENTMIPTRQAMQDAGLTPDKIDKILLVGGSTRIPAVQDAVKKYLGKEPFKGINPDECVAVGAAIQAGVLTGDVTGLLLLDVTPLSLGLETLGGVFTKLIERNTTIPTKKSQVFSTAADGQTSVEIHVLQGEREMAQYNKSLGRFQLTGIPSAPRGVPQIEVTFDIDANGIVHVSAKDLGTGNEQKITITASTNLSDEDIEKAVKEAEKFAAEDKKRKEEVDVRNNADSLVYQSEKSLKDLGDKISGEDKAKIESGVNSVKEALKGTDIEAIKKATDELQQAFYEISSKIYQQAGAQGAPGADPSGAGFGQQGNAGGADDNVVDADYKVVDEDK; this is encoded by the coding sequence ATGGCAAAAGTAATTGGTATAGATTTAGGTACTACAAATTCATGTGTAGCGGTTATGGAAGGTGGAGAGCCTGTAGTTATAGCAAATCCTGAAGGTAATAGAACTACTCCATCAGTTGTAGCTTTTTCAAAGACTGGTGAGCGTATGGTAGGTCAGGTTGCTAAGAGACAGGCTGTAACTAACCCAGAAAGAACAATTATTTCAATAAAAAGAGATATGGGTACTGACAGGAAGGTTGAAATAGATGGAAAGAAATATTCTCCACAAGAAATTTCAGCTATGATACTTCAAAAACTAAAATCTGATGCAGAAGCATACTTAGGTGAAACAGTTTCTCAAGCTGTTATTACTGTTCCTGCATATTTCAGTGATGCTCAAAGACAGGCAACAAAGGATGCTGGAAAGATAGCAGGTCTTGAAGTACTTAGAATAATTAACGAACCTACAGCTGCTGCTCTTGCATATGGTCTTGATAAAGAAAAAGATCAAAAGATAATGGTTTATGATTTGGGTGGAGGTACATTTGACGTATCAATACTTGAAATTGGAGACGGTGTATTTGAAGTTTTAGCTACTAACGGAAATAACAAACTTGGTGGAGATGACTTTGATAATAGAATTATTGAATTTCTTGCAGACACCTTCAAGAAAGAAAATGGAATTGATTTAAGAAATGACAAGATGGCAATGCAGAGATTAAAGGAAGCTGCTGAAAAGGCTAAGATTGAGCTTTCTGGTGTAACAACTTCAAACATAAACTTGCCATTTATTACAGCTGATGCATCAGGTCCAAAGCACTTAGATGTAACACTTACAAGAGCAAAATTTGATGAAATAACAGCAGACTTAGTAGAAAATACTATGATTCCAACAAGACAGGCTATGCAGGATGCTGGCTTAACTCCAGACAAAATTGATAAGATTTTGTTGGTTGGTGGATCTACAAGAATTCCAGCTGTTCAAGATGCAGTTAAAAAGTATTTAGGTAAAGAACCATTTAAGGGAATTAACCCTGATGAATGTGTTGCTGTTGGTGCAGCTATTCAGGCTGGTGTATTAACAGGAGATGTTACAGGACTTCTTTTATTAGATGTTACTCCATTATCATTAGGACTTGAAACTCTTGGTGGAGTATTCACTAAGTTAATTGAAAGAAATACTACTATTCCTACTAAAAAGAGCCAAGTATTCTCAACTGCAGCAGATGGTCAAACCAGTGTTGAAATACATGTTCTTCAAGGTGAAAGAGAAATGGCTCAGTATAATAAGAGCTTAGGAAGATTCCAGCTTACAGGTATTCCATCAGCACCTAGAGGAGTTCCTCAGATAGAGGTAACATTTGATATTGATGCAAATGGTATCGTACATGTATCAGCCAAGGATTTAGGAACTGGCAACGAACAGAAAATCACTATTACAGCATCAACTAATCTTTCAGATGAAGATATAGAAAAGGCTGTTAAGGAAGCTGAGAAGTTTGCAGCTGAAGACAAAAAACGAAAAGAAGAAGTTGACGTTAGAAACAATGCAGATTCATTAGTATATCAATCAGAAAAATCTTTAAAAGATCTTGGAGATAAAATATCTGGAGAAGATAAAGCAAAAATAGAGTCAGGTGTTAATAGTGTTAAGGAAGCACTAAAAGGCACTGACATAGAGGCAATAAAGAAGGCTACTGATGAGTTGCAGCAAGCATTTTATGAAATATCATCAAAGATATATCAACAAGCTGGAGCACAGGGAGCACCAGGTGCTGATCCTAGTGGAGCTGGTTTTGGGCAGCAGGGTAATGCAGGCGGAGCAGATGATAATGTGGTTGATGCAGACTACAAAGTAGTTGATGAGGATAAATAA
- the dnaJ gene encoding molecular chaperone DnaJ, with the protein MAEKRDYYEVLGVSKSASDAELKKAYRNLAKKYHPDVNPGDKNAEAKFKEINEAYEVLSDPQKKSRYDQYGHAGVDPNGFGGAGGFSDFDFGGIGDIFESFFGGSGFGGRSRSRRGPQKGADLKYAVEISFEEAAFGIERELTIGRMEICSKCTGSGAKPGTEASTCKHCNGTGQVQIRQNTPFGQFINQKTCDVCRGEGKIITDPCPACNGKGKLRNNVKIKVNIPAGIDDGQTISLRGEGDPGSKGGPNGDLLINVRVKPHPLFKRQGNDIVCDEPITFVQAALGAEIEVPTLDGKVKYTVPEGTQTGSVFRLRGKGIPYLRGNGRGDQYVKVNIEVPKKLSERQKELLREFAEISGDDTHEQRKGFFDKMKDAFK; encoded by the coding sequence ATGGCAGAAAAGAGAGACTACTACGAAGTATTAGGGGTAAGTAAAAGTGCTTCTGATGCGGAGCTAAAAAAGGCATATAGAAATTTAGCAAAAAAATATCATCCTGATGTTAACCCTGGTGACAAAAATGCAGAGGCTAAGTTTAAAGAGATAAATGAAGCTTATGAGGTGTTAAGTGATCCTCAAAAGAAAAGCAGATATGATCAATATGGTCATGCAGGTGTTGATCCAAATGGCTTTGGAGGAGCTGGAGGTTTCTCAGATTTTGATTTTGGAGGAATTGGCGATATTTTTGAATCCTTCTTTGGAGGTTCAGGCTTTGGTGGAAGGTCAAGGTCAAGAAGAGGGCCTCAAAAGGGTGCAGACCTTAAATATGCAGTAGAAATTTCTTTTGAAGAAGCAGCCTTTGGTATAGAAAGAGAATTAACGATAGGAAGAATGGAAATATGTTCAAAGTGTACTGGATCAGGAGCAAAGCCAGGTACAGAAGCATCAACTTGTAAGCATTGTAATGGAACTGGTCAGGTACAAATCAGACAGAATACGCCATTCGGACAATTTATTAATCAAAAAACCTGTGATGTATGTCGTGGAGAAGGTAAAATTATTACTGATCCGTGTCCAGCATGTAATGGTAAAGGAAAGCTTAGAAATAATGTTAAAATTAAAGTTAATATTCCTGCAGGAATTGATGATGGACAGACAATTTCATTAAGAGGAGAAGGGGATCCTGGTTCAAAGGGCGGACCAAACGGAGACTTATTAATAAATGTCAGAGTTAAACCCCATCCTCTATTTAAAAGACAAGGAAATGATATTGTATGTGATGAGCCAATTACATTTGTTCAGGCGGCTCTTGGAGCGGAAATAGAAGTGCCTACATTAGATGGAAAAGTAAAATACACTGTGCCTGAGGGAACGCAAACGGGTTCGGTATTTAGACTTAGAGGAAAAGGAATACCATATTTACGTGGTAATGGTCGTGGAGATCAATATGTTAAGGTTAATATTGAAGTTCCAAAGAAATTAAGTGAAAGACAGAAGGAACTATTAAGAGAGTTTGCTGAAATTAGCGGCGATGACACTCATGAGCAAAGGAAAGGCTTTTTTGACAAAATGAAGGACGCATTCAAATAA
- the prmA gene encoding 50S ribosomal protein L11 methyltransferase, translating into MKWYEIRVNTTNEASEAVSELLTSMGAGGIAIMDPFDIRKEIQKTDTLDYADDEFIESLGEDVIIKAYFQNSLDINDLLKQINDGLENISQFLDVGKGIDGYGEIEDEDWSTSWKKYYKPFKLTERIVIKPTWEHYDAEQNDIVVEMDPGMAFGTGTHETTQMCSKLLDKYMKDEFEVLDVGCGTGILSIIAAKLGAQKVDAIDIDEVAVRVANENISTNNESSKITVFKGVLTDFKQNDKKYDIIVANIIANVIIDLASVIPYYLKGNNSLFITSGIIKERKLEVLEACAKNRLDCIETLEIGEWVAMVFKCQDTL; encoded by the coding sequence ATGAAATGGTACGAAATACGTGTAAATACAACTAATGAAGCAAGTGAGGCTGTCTCTGAACTGTTAACATCAATGGGTGCAGGCGGTATTGCAATAATGGATCCATTTGATATACGAAAAGAAATTCAAAAAACAGATACTTTAGATTATGCTGATGATGAGTTTATTGAATCATTAGGTGAGGATGTTATAATCAAGGCTTACTTTCAAAATAGCTTAGATATAAATGATCTCCTAAAGCAAATAAATGATGGTTTAGAAAATATATCCCAATTTCTTGATGTTGGTAAAGGCATAGATGGCTATGGTGAAATAGAAGACGAGGATTGGTCCACATCATGGAAGAAATATTATAAGCCATTTAAACTTACAGAAAGAATAGTTATTAAGCCTACTTGGGAACATTACGATGCTGAACAGAATGATATTGTAGTTGAAATGGATCCTGGAATGGCTTTTGGAACAGGGACCCATGAAACAACTCAAATGTGTTCAAAATTATTAGATAAGTATATGAAAGATGAATTTGAAGTACTGGATGTTGGTTGTGGTACAGGTATATTGTCCATTATTGCTGCAAAGCTTGGTGCACAAAAGGTTGATGCTATTGATATTGATGAGGTGGCAGTAAGGGTTGCTAATGAAAATATTTCCACAAACAATGAAAGTTCAAAAATAACAGTTTTTAAAGGCGTTCTAACTGATTTTAAGCAGAATGACAAAAAATATGATATTATAGTTGCAAATATTATAGCAAATGTAATTATTGACTTAGCATCAGTTATACCTTATTATTTAAAAGGAAATAATTCTTTATTTATTACATCTGGTATAATAAAAGAGAGAAAATTAGAAGTTTTAGAAGCTTGTGCAAAAAACAGGTTGGATTGTATAGAAACCCTGGAAATAGGTGAATGGGTAGCAATGGTGTTCAAATGTCAAGATACTTTGTAA
- a CDS encoding 16S rRNA (uracil(1498)-N(3))-methyltransferase, whose amino-acid sequence MGSNGVQMSRYFVNSSQIRDNKITIVGEDYQHLKKVLRTVKGDVITVCCEGFDYSSEITEVTNDYIIADIINKEPNQTESALKVTLFQGLPKADKMDLIVQKCIEIGVNEIVPVINERCITKINTDKDAVNKVSRWQKISLEAAKQSNRGIIPKICMPIKFTDAVNIASSFDLSVIPYEKESSTGLKDIVSKYSVVKTASIFIGPEGGYTEQEIQLAESKGINKLTLGPRILRTETAGIVALSLMMYELGDVSNGRNKICSC is encoded by the coding sequence ATGGGTAGCAATGGTGTTCAAATGTCAAGATACTTTGTAAATAGTTCACAGATAAGAGATAATAAAATAACTATCGTTGGTGAAGATTATCAGCACCTGAAAAAGGTTTTAAGAACTGTAAAGGGAGATGTTATAACAGTATGCTGTGAGGGCTTTGATTATTCCTCAGAGATAACTGAAGTTACTAATGATTATATTATAGCTGACATTATTAATAAAGAGCCAAATCAAACTGAATCTGCGCTAAAGGTAACCCTATTTCAAGGATTACCCAAGGCAGACAAAATGGATTTGATTGTACAAAAGTGTATTGAAATCGGAGTAAATGAGATAGTACCAGTTATAAATGAGAGATGTATTACAAAAATTAATACTGACAAAGATGCCGTAAATAAAGTATCTAGATGGCAAAAGATTAGTTTAGAGGCAGCAAAACAGTCGAATAGAGGAATTATTCCTAAAATATGTATGCCTATTAAGTTTACTGATGCTGTCAATATAGCTTCAAGCTTTGATTTGTCAGTAATTCCATATGAGAAGGAAAGTTCAACTGGTCTTAAAGATATAGTGTCAAAATACTCAGTTGTTAAAACAGCTTCAATTTTTATCGGCCCAGAAGGCGGTTATACTGAACAGGAAATACAATTAGCTGAATCCAAGGGTATTAATAAGTTAACTCTTGGGCCAAGGATTCTTAGAACAGAGACGGCTGGGATTGTTGCTTTATCACTAATGATGTATGAACTAGGAGATGTATCAAATGGGAGAAATAAAATTTGTAGTTGTTGA
- a CDS encoding response regulator yields the protein MGEIKFVVVDDAVFMRTLIKRMIEENSNYIVVGEGSNGFEAIEQARKYQPDIITLDITMPEMDGIMAIKGITEVSPNTKILMVSAMGQQGMVIDAIKMGAKDFVVKPFDKSRVQQAIENVLKL from the coding sequence ATGGGAGAAATAAAATTTGTAGTTGTTGATGATGCAGTATTTATGAGGACATTAATAAAAAGAATGATAGAAGAGAATTCTAATTACATAGTTGTTGGAGAAGGCTCAAATGGATTCGAAGCTATTGAACAGGCAAGAAAGTATCAACCAGATATTATTACATTAGATATAACAATGCCTGAAATGGATGGTATTATGGCAATAAAAGGTATAACTGAGGTTAGCCCAAACACAAAAATACTTATGGTTTCTGCCATGGGACAGCAAGGAATGGTTATTGATGCAATAAAAATGGGAGCAAAGGACTTTGTAGTTAAACCCTTTGATAAATCCAGAGTACAGCAAGCCATTGAAAATGTATTAAAGCTATAA
- a CDS encoding YicC/YloC family endoribonuclease translates to MVRSMTGFGRGTFSDCGKEFTVEIKSVNHRYIDFYIKLPRQIAFLEERVREIVSKSIFRGKVDIFISFEDRSEDSKSVTLDEALADAYIQAIEKLKNKYNLADDISVSLVSRLPDVLRIEKNEDDEEQLWKVLKSALETAISSLIQMREKEGNELRESLLQKADNMQDIIKNISDRSPEVVSEYKLKLENRIKDLLSQQTIDENRIAMEVAIFADRCSIDEELVRLGSHLSQLRDILSIQQQPIGRKLDFLVQEINREINTIGSKSNDIIITKNVLELKSETEKIREQIQNIE, encoded by the coding sequence ATGGTTAGGAGCATGACTGGTTTCGGTAGGGGAACCTTTAGTGATTGTGGTAAGGAATTTACTGTAGAAATTAAAAGTGTAAATCACAGATATATAGATTTCTATATTAAGTTACCTAGACAGATTGCTTTTTTAGAGGAACGTGTTAGAGAGATAGTATCAAAAAGCATATTTAGAGGAAAAGTTGATATTTTTATTTCATTTGAAGACCGTTCTGAGGATTCAAAAAGTGTTACACTTGATGAGGCTTTAGCTGATGCTTACATACAGGCTATTGAAAAGTTAAAGAACAAGTATAATTTAGCTGATGACATAAGTGTATCTTTAGTATCTAGATTACCAGATGTACTACGAATTGAAAAAAATGAAGACGATGAAGAACAGCTTTGGAAAGTATTGAAAAGTGCATTAGAGACTGCCATATCATCATTAATTCAAATGCGTGAAAAGGAAGGCAATGAATTAAGAGAAAGCCTGTTGCAAAAGGCAGATAATATGCAAGATATAATTAAAAATATATCTGACAGAAGTCCTGAAGTTGTTTCTGAATACAAACTAAAGCTTGAAAATAGGATAAAGGATCTTTTGAGCCAACAAACAATTGATGAAAACAGAATTGCAATGGAAGTTGCTATTTTTGCTGATAGATGTAGTATTGATGAAGAATTAGTAAGACTTGGAAGTCATTTATCACAGCTAAGAGATATATTAAGTATACAGCAGCAGCCCATAGGAAGAAAGCTTGACTTTTTAGTTCAGGAAATAAATAGGGAAATAAACACTATCGGCTCAAAGTCAAATGATATAATTATAACGAAAAATGTTCTTGAACTTAAAAGTGAAACAGAGAAAATAAGAGAACAAATTCAGAATATCGAATAG
- the remA gene encoding extracellular matrix/biofilm regulator RemA, with translation MKLINIGFGNIVSANRLIAIVSPESAPIKRIIQEARDRGMLIDATYGRRTRAVIITDSDHIILSAVQPETVAHRLNTKDADTSDNDDETIED, from the coding sequence ATGAAGCTTATAAACATTGGATTTGGCAATATTGTTTCTGCAAATAGATTAATTGCAATAGTAAGTCCTGAATCTGCGCCTATAAAAAGGATTATTCAAGAGGCAAGAGATAGAGGAATGTTAATAGATGCAACATATGGCAGAAGAACAAGAGCAGTTATTATTACTGATAGTGATCATATTATTTTATCAGCAGTGCAGCCTGAAACAGTGGCTCACAGATTGAATACAAAGGACGCTGATACAAGTGATAATGATGATGAAACAATAGAGGATTAG
- the gmk gene encoding guanylate kinase, with amino-acid sequence MQQKGLLVVLSGPSGAGKGTVCQKLLEHRETVKYSVSATTRKPREGEIEGKNYFFVSESKFLDMIDNDGLIEWDKYCDNYYGTPKSYVESCIQDGLDVVLEITVAGALEIKQKYPECVLIFILPPSYDELKRRIVCRGTECCDVIEKRLEQAYKEMKYASKYDYLVLNDCVDNAVLNIEKILDAERLKPSRNTELLNTFIK; translated from the coding sequence ATGCAACAAAAGGGGTTATTAGTTGTATTGTCTGGTCCGTCTGGGGCAGGTAAAGGAACAGTTTGCCAAAAATTATTAGAACACAGAGAGACTGTAAAATATTCTGTATCGGCAACTACAAGGAAACCGCGTGAGGGTGAAATAGAAGGTAAGAATTATTTTTTTGTATCAGAAAGTAAATTTTTAGACATGATAGATAATGATGGTTTAATAGAATGGGATAAGTACTGTGATAATTATTACGGAACTCCAAAATCATATGTTGAATCTTGCATTCAGGATGGCTTAGATGTTGTTTTAGAGATAACTGTTGCAGGCGCTCTTGAAATAAAACAGAAGTATCCCGAATGTGTTCTGATATTTATTCTTCCACCTTCATATGATGAATTAAAAAGAAGAATAGTCTGCAGAGGAACTGAATGCTGTGATGTTATCGAAAAAAGATTGGAACAGGCATATAAGGAAATGAAATATGCATCAAAATATGATTATTTAGTTTTAAATGATTGTGTTGATAACGCTGTTTTAAATATTGAAAAAATATTAGATGCTGAGCGATTAAAACCATCAAGAAATACAGAACTGTTAAATACATTTATTAAATAA